One segment of Coffea arabica cultivar ET-39 chromosome 7c, Coffea Arabica ET-39 HiFi, whole genome shotgun sequence DNA contains the following:
- the LOC140010240 gene encoding probable pectinesterase/pectinesterase inhibitor 7 has protein sequence MTQHHKLYLLQVATSCILILFFLSHQSFADVPPPVGSPVSSPVAPISSSNACRHTPDPSFCKSVLPNNNSSANVYDYGRYSVRKSLSAASKFLSLIEKYLRHSKDLTITAVRALQDCKFLAECNMDFLLDSFKVVNGTSKILPTLEAEDVQTLLSAILTNTQTCLDGLQATASTWSVRNGLIAPLANDTRLFSVSLALFRAWVPKKKKIPSHPTRKQLPVGNGTLPLKMSEQHRAFFESVSRRNLLQTTDDGEDQVMINDIVIVSQDGSGNFTTINDAVAVAPNNTDGSTGYFLIYITAGVYAEYVTISKNQKYVMMIGDGINRTIITGNHSFVDGWTTFNSSTFAVVGQGFVAVNITFRNTAGAIKHQAVAVRNGADLSTFYSCSFEGYQDTLYAHSLRQFYRDCDIYGTVDFIFGNAAAVFQNCNMYPRLPLNFQFNVITAQGRTDPNQNTGISIQNCTVRAADDLASSNSSVETYLGRPWKQYSRTVYMYSFLDSIINPLGWHEWIGDFALNTSYYAEFSNTGPGSNKSGRVTWPGFYIINATDAANFTVSNFLLGDGWVWQTGVPYTSGLLS, from the exons ATGACTCAACATCACAAGCTTTATCTGCTTCAGGTGGCCACATCTTGCATTCTCATTCTATTCTTCTTGTCTCATCAATCATTTGCAGATGTGCCACCTCCCGTGGGTAGTCCTGTGAGTAGTCCCGTGGCACCTATCTCCAGCTCCAATGCCTGTAGACACACTCCAGACCCTTCTTTCTGCAAATCTGTTCTTCCCAACAACAATTCCTCCGCCAATGTATATGACTACGGCCGCTATTCTGTCCGGAAGTCCTTGTCTGCTGCTAGCAAGTTCTTGTCCTTGATCGAAAAGTATCTTCGCCATTCGAAAGATTTAACCATCACTGCGGTCCGTGCGCTCCAGGATTGCAAGTTCTTGGCAGAATGTAACATGGATTTTCTTTTGGATTCCTTCAAAGTTGTGAATGGAACGTCTAAAATCCTCCCTACATTGGAAGCTGAAGATGTGCAGACTTTGCTGAGTGCCATTTTAACCAACACTCAGACTTGTTTGGACGGCCTCCAGGCAACTGCTTCCACATGGAGCGTCAGGAATGGCCTAATTGCCCCGCTTGCCAATGACACAAGGCTCTTCAGTGTTTCCCTCGCTCTCTTTAGAGCATGGGTTCCTAAGAAAAAAAAGATTCCTTCACATCCCACCAGAAAGCAGCTCCCCGTTGGTAATGGCACCTTGCCATTGAAAATGTCTGAGCAACACCGGGCATTTTTCGAGTCAGTGAGCAGGAGAAATCTTCTGCAGACAACAGATGATGGTGAAGATCAAGTTATGATCAATGATATCGTGATTGTGAGCCAGGACGGTAGCGGGAATTTTACCACCATCAATGATGCTGTGGCTGTAGCACCAAACAATACTGACGGAAGCACCGGCTACTTTTTGATTTATATCACCGCCGGTGTATATGCGGAGTATGTCACCATTTCCAAAAACCAGAAATATGTGATGATGATTGGAGATGGCATTAACCGGACTATCATCACCGGAAACCATAGCTTCGTTGACGGGTGGACTACTTTCAATTCTTCAACTTTTG CTGTGGTCGGACAAGGATTTGTCGCGGTCAACATAACTTTCCGCAACACAGCAGGGGCAATCAAGCACCAGGCGGTCGCAGTGAGAAATGGTGCAGATTTGTCTACGTTCTATAGTTGCAGCTTCGAAGGATATCAAGATACATTGTACGCACATTCTCTCAGGCAATTCTATAGAGACTGTGATATTTACGGTACTGTGGACTTCATATTTGGTAATGCAGCAGCTGTGTTTCAAAACTGCAATATGTATCCGCGACTGCCACTGAACTTTCAGTTCAATGTAATTACCGCACAAGGCAGGACTGATCCAAACCAGAACACCGGAATTTCTATCCAAAATTGTACTGTTAGAGCTGCTGATGATCTGGCTTCAAGCAACAGTAGTGTCGAGACATATTTGGGGAGGCCATGGAAGCAGTACTCAAGGACCGTTTATATGTATTCTTTCCTAGATAGTATCATAAATCCATTAGGTTGGCATGAATGGATTGGAGATTTTGCGCTCAACACCTCATACTATGCTGAGTTTAGCAATACAGGACCTGGATCAAATAAAAGTGGCAGAGTGACTTGGCCTGGTTTCTACATCATCAATGCTACAGATGCTGCGAATTTTACAGTATCAAACTTCCTGCTTGGAGATGGTTGGGTTTGGCAGACCGGTGTTCCATACACCAGTGGCTTGCTATCTtaa
- the LOC113699909 gene encoding cell wall / vacuolar inhibitor of fructosidase 2 translates to MSPFSLSFLLLPLALFLVLGAHPIAAQPPAPSPSSNANDLIYTACEEANHKDFCIHVLKSDRNSPTADIKGLAYIVLRLAEKNATATSLFIKQKLNSLGQIKSDLIQQSLMDCADHYITASELVEDAISSLVSGIYNDASQLAKAAVADLDGCDAGIKEYKDSSPNALEVVNKNQLIRQLINTGLTIAHVAATAKAH, encoded by the coding sequence ATGTCTCCATTTTCTCTGTCGTTCCTCTTGTTGCCTCTGGCCTTGTTCTTGGTTCTCGGGGCTCACCCGATCGCCGCTCAGCCACCTGCCCCTTCCCCATCTTCTAATGCCAATGATCTAATTTACACGGCCTGCGAGGAAGCCAACCACAAAGATTTCTGCATTCATGTTCTAAAATCTGATCGAAACAGCCCAACTGCAGACATCAAAGGCCTTGCCTACATTGTGCTACGGCTTGCTGAGAAGAACGCCACGGCCACATCCCTGTTTATCAAGCAAAAGCTCAATTCATTGGGTCAGATAAAATCAGATCTGATACAGCAATCCCTCATGGATTGTGCTGATCATTATATAACAGCCTCAGAGCTCGTGGAAGATGCAATAAGTTCTTTGGTGTCTGGTATTTATAACGATGCTTCGCAGCTTGCCAAAGCGGCTGTGGCTGATCTGGATGGCTGTGATGCAGGTATTAAGGAATACAAGGATAGTAGTCCCAATGCATTGGAGGTGGTTAACAAGAACCAACTAATTCGCCAGTTGATTAACACCGGCTTGACCATTGCGCATGTTGCTGCCACAGCCAAGGCACATTAA